Proteins encoded by one window of Clostridium perfringens:
- a CDS encoding FecCD family ABC transporter permease → MFNLSWRKDKKVFIAVLLILLFISSIILGISFGAVDIPPYDVYRVFLYKVFGIKIGNLDEILNSTLFDIIWGVRMPRVLLGAFAGMALAMVGVIMQATIQNPLGDPYILGLSSGASLGATFSILIGFSGVLSSFGAPLGAFLGALIASIFVYFLAKIGGRITPFKMILAGMVISSICSSLTSLIIFLSKDNEGIRTVNFWMMGSLAGAEWSNIVLPIAISVIPLIYFFTQYRNLNLMVLGDETSITLGLNIEKHRKIYMILSSLITGVIVSVCGTIGFVGIMIPHIVRLIFGTDHKTLLPFSALVGAIFLIWADVIARCAITNMELPIGIITSVIGAPFLLWLMVKGTREKE, encoded by the coding sequence TTGTTTAATTTAAGTTGGAGAAAAGACAAAAAAGTTTTCATTGCAGTTTTGTTAATTTTACTTTTTATATCATCTATAATATTAGGAATATCTTTTGGAGCTGTTGATATTCCACCTTATGATGTTTATAGAGTGTTTTTATATAAGGTTTTTGGAATTAAGATTGGAAATTTAGATGAAATATTAAATAGTACTTTATTTGATATAATATGGGGAGTGAGAATGCCTAGGGTGCTTTTAGGAGCTTTTGCAGGTATGGCCTTAGCTATGGTTGGTGTAATTATGCAAGCTACTATACAAAACCCTTTAGGTGATCCTTACATACTAGGATTGTCATCTGGAGCATCCTTAGGTGCTACATTTTCAATATTAATAGGATTTTCAGGAGTGTTATCAAGCTTTGGAGCACCCTTAGGAGCATTTTTAGGAGCTTTAATTGCATCTATATTTGTGTACTTTTTAGCGAAAATAGGTGGGCGTATAACTCCTTTTAAGATGATATTAGCTGGTATGGTTATAAGTTCTATATGTTCATCACTTACAAGCTTAATAATATTTTTATCAAAGGATAACGAAGGCATAAGAACAGTTAACTTTTGGATGATGGGAAGTTTGGCTGGAGCGGAATGGAGTAATATAGTTCTTCCCATAGCAATATCAGTTATACCACTAATATACTTCTTTACTCAATATAGAAATTTAAACTTAATGGTATTAGGAGATGAAACATCTATTACCTTAGGGTTAAATATTGAAAAGCATAGAAAAATATATATGATACTTTCATCTTTAATAACTGGAGTTATTGTATCAGTATGTGGAACTATAGGCTTTGTTGGAATTATGATTCCACACATTGTAAGACTTATATTTGGAACGGATCATAAAACTTTACTACCTTTTAGTGCTTTAGTTGGAGCTATATTTCTTATATGGGCAGATGTAATTGCTAGATGTGCTATTACTAATATGGAACTTCCTATAGGAATAATTACCTCTGTAATAGGAGCCCCTTTCTTATTATGGCTTATGGTAAAAGGAACTAGAGAAAAGGAGTAA
- a CDS encoding ABC transporter ATP-binding protein: MIRLEELEVSINKSEIIKGVSFHVNKGDFVGLIGPNGSGKSTILKTIYKLIDKKCGAIYINGKEIDSISIKSMARELAVVSQFNQYNFSFKVKDIVLMGRNPYKRTFQLDNKEDYDIVREALEKVNMLEYKDRDFLNLSGGEKQRVLLARALAQKTEILLLDEPTNHLDIKYQIEIMNIVKELNITVLAALHDMNLVSAYCNKVYMIDKGKVVYGGETKEVLTPKNIKDVFGVECEIGENSKGHITINFLF, from the coding sequence ATGATAAGATTAGAAGAGTTAGAAGTTTCTATAAACAAGAGTGAAATTATAAAGGGAGTTTCATTTCATGTTAATAAGGGTGATTTTGTTGGGCTTATAGGGCCAAATGGAAGCGGAAAATCAACCATATTAAAAACTATATATAAGTTAATTGATAAAAAATGTGGGGCAATATACATAAATGGTAAAGAAATAGACAGTATTAGCATAAAGTCAATGGCAAGAGAATTAGCAGTAGTAAGCCAATTTAATCAATATAATTTTAGCTTTAAGGTTAAAGATATTGTTCTTATGGGAAGAAATCCATATAAAAGAACTTTTCAATTAGACAATAAAGAAGATTATGACATAGTAAGAGAGGCTTTAGAAAAGGTTAATATGCTTGAATATAAGGATAGAGATTTTCTGAATCTTTCAGGAGGAGAAAAACAAAGGGTATTATTAGCAAGAGCCTTAGCACAAAAAACAGAAATTCTTTTATTAGATGAACCTACAAATCATTTAGATATTAAGTATCAAATAGAAATAATGAATATAGTTAAAGAGTTAAATATAACGGTATTAGCTGCACTTCATGATATGAATTTAGTTTCAGCTTACTGTAATAAAGTATATATGATTGATAAAGGAAAAGTAGTTTATGGAGGAGAAACAAAAGAAGTTTTAACTCCTAAAAATATAAAAGATGTTTTTGGTGTTGAATGTGAAATAGGAGAAAATTCAAAAGGACATATAACAATAAACTTTTTATTTTAG
- a CDS encoding acyl-CoA thioesterase, producing MKSISKIKVRYAETDAMQVVHHANYYIYFEVAREDFIEQFGITYKEMEDHGIMMPLVETQCKYIDAARYGDNLIIETEYDEITPIKVSLKYTVKRENHNKLVATGRTLQTFVDSKTFKIINIKKVHPEIWSKLTKY from the coding sequence ATGAAAAGTATAAGTAAAATTAAAGTAAGATATGCTGAAACAGATGCAATGCAGGTTGTACATCATGCCAATTATTATATATATTTTGAAGTTGCAAGAGAAGATTTTATAGAACAATTTGGAATTACATATAAGGAAATGGAAGACCACGGGATTATGATGCCTTTAGTAGAGACTCAATGTAAATATATAGATGCAGCAAGATATGGAGATAACTTAATAATAGAAACTGAGTATGATGAAATAACACCTATTAAGGTTTCATTAAAATACACAGTAAAAAGAGAAAATCATAATAAGCTTGTAGCTACAGGCAGAACTTTACAAACTTTTGTAGATAGTAAAACTTTTAAAATTATAAACATTAAAAAAGTTCATCCTGAAATTTGGAGCAAATTAACTAAGTATTAA
- a CDS encoding uracil-xanthine permease family protein, protein MAQQLISKEQGSIKTLGIFSYFKNGILGLQHLVAMFGATILVPLVTGLDPSVALFTAGIGTLIFHLCTKGKVPVFLGSSFAFIPVIQVIASKYGDLRYAQGGIFFAGLAYVLISFGIKKIGVDKIKRFLPARVVGPMIMVIGLNLIPNALEMAGVKSLIAGETGAMTSVLIACTTLGLALIISKFGKGFFSQLAIITAVCVGYTLSLILGQVDTSLIQQSTMVAVPNFTLPKFDFGAIMITLPVILAVSMEHIGDITTNGQVVGKNFIEDPGLNRTVLGDGLATLVASLLGGPANTTYGENTGVLAITKNYNPSILRLTAVFAIILSFIAKFGAVIRTIPQSVMGGISLMLFSMIALVGVKTIKNEGVKLNKTNLILMGSIIFVGLSGLFMSEPIGIEISEAVSISGLSLAALIGVILNLIITKFESAKSRKEVIA, encoded by the coding sequence ATGGCACAACAATTAATAAGCAAAGAGCAAGGAAGTATTAAAACATTAGGAATTTTCTCTTACTTTAAAAATGGAATTTTAGGATTACAACATTTAGTTGCTATGTTTGGAGCTACAATACTAGTACCACTAGTAACAGGCTTAGATCCATCAGTAGCTTTATTCACAGCAGGGATAGGTACTTTAATATTCCACTTATGTACTAAAGGAAAAGTTCCAGTATTTTTAGGATCATCCTTTGCATTTATACCTGTAATACAAGTAATTGCATCTAAATATGGAGATTTAAGATATGCACAAGGAGGTATATTCTTTGCAGGATTAGCTTATGTATTAATTTCTTTTGGAATAAAGAAAATAGGTGTAGATAAAATAAAAAGATTTTTACCTGCAAGGGTAGTTGGCCCAATGATAATGGTTATAGGGTTAAATCTTATACCTAATGCCTTAGAAATGGCTGGGGTAAAATCTTTAATAGCTGGAGAAACAGGAGCTATGACTTCAGTTTTAATAGCTTGTACTACATTAGGATTAGCATTAATAATAAGTAAGTTTGGAAAGGGATTTTTTTCACAGTTAGCAATAATAACAGCAGTTTGTGTAGGATATACTTTAAGTTTAATTTTAGGACAAGTTGATACAAGTTTAATTCAACAAAGTACAATGGTTGCAGTACCAAACTTTACATTGCCAAAATTTGATTTTGGAGCAATAATGATAACTTTACCAGTTATTTTAGCTGTATCAATGGAGCATATAGGAGATATAACTACTAATGGACAAGTTGTAGGTAAAAACTTTATAGAAGATCCAGGACTAAATAGAACAGTATTAGGAGATGGATTGGCAACTTTAGTTGCATCTTTATTAGGGGGACCAGCTAATACTACTTACGGTGAAAATACAGGAGTTTTAGCTATAACTAAAAATTATAATCCATCAATTTTAAGATTAACAGCTGTTTTTGCCATAATACTAAGCTTTATAGCTAAGTTTGGAGCGGTTATAAGAACAATTCCACAATCAGTAATGGGAGGAATAAGCTTAATGCTATTCTCAATGATTGCTTTAGTGGGAGTTAAAACTATAAAAAATGAAGGGGTTAAATTAAATAAAACTAACCTAATATTAATGGGATCAATAATTTTTGTAGGTTTATCAGGCTTATTTATGTCAGAGCCTATAGGAATTGAAATAAGTGAAGCTGTAAGCATATCAGGCTTAAGCTTAGCAGCTTTAATAGGTGTTATTTTAAACTTAATAATCACTAAATTTGAATCAGCAAAGAGTAGAAAAGAAGTAATTGCTTAA
- the pepV gene encoding dipeptidase PepV, translating into MNLISSKIDEMKDDLIESVQNIIRIKSVEDEPKEGMPFGEGVSKSLECALEISKKLGFKVVNLDGHVGYAEYGDGEEYVAALGHLDVVPEGDDWIYPAYGAEIHDGKIYGRGTTDDKGPIMASLYGLKAIKELGLPLSKKIRIIFGTNEETGSKDIEYYLEHEKAPVSGFTPDAEFPIINGEKGITIFDIVKTFGEKTTDGDVLVESIKGGIASNVVASLCETKLKTKEANKVCEEISKFAKENNIKFEVSHKNDEIELKVFGVSAHGSTPEKGRNAIMQTIKILAELNLAQEDIKAFVKFLNDNIGEDVYGEKFGILLQDEASGKLSFNVGVIDLNDKVGRLTLNLRYPVTKTLDDMMTPFNERIKGTGIEIENFEHQKPLYFSPDHPLIKTLKNVYKEETGKEGELMSIGGGTYAKEMPNIVAFGPIFPGEPDVIHKPNEYIKIDDLILISKIYAKALYELAK; encoded by the coding sequence ATGAATTTAATAAGTAGCAAAATTGATGAAATGAAAGATGATTTAATTGAGTCAGTACAAAATATTATTAGAATCAAAAGTGTTGAGGATGAACCAAAAGAGGGTATGCCTTTTGGGGAAGGAGTTTCTAAATCTTTAGAATGCGCCTTAGAAATTTCAAAAAAATTAGGGTTTAAAGTAGTTAATTTAGATGGACATGTAGGGTATGCTGAATATGGTGATGGAGAAGAGTATGTAGCAGCTTTAGGACACTTAGATGTTGTTCCAGAAGGTGATGATTGGATTTACCCAGCATATGGTGCAGAAATACATGATGGAAAAATATATGGAAGAGGTACAACTGATGACAAAGGTCCAATAATGGCATCATTATATGGATTAAAAGCTATAAAAGAATTAGGATTACCTTTATCAAAGAAAATAAGAATAATATTTGGTACTAATGAAGAAACTGGAAGCAAGGATATAGAATATTATTTAGAACATGAAAAGGCTCCAGTATCAGGATTTACTCCTGACGCAGAATTCCCTATAATAAATGGAGAAAAGGGTATCACTATTTTTGACATTGTTAAAACTTTTGGAGAAAAAACAACTGATGGAGATGTATTAGTTGAGAGTATAAAGGGTGGAATAGCATCAAATGTAGTTGCTAGTCTTTGTGAAACAAAATTAAAAACTAAGGAAGCAAATAAGGTTTGTGAAGAAATATCAAAATTTGCTAAGGAAAATAATATAAAATTTGAAGTATCACATAAAAATGATGAAATAGAGTTAAAAGTATTTGGTGTTTCAGCTCATGGTAGTACTCCAGAAAAGGGTAGAAACGCTATAATGCAAACTATTAAAATTTTAGCAGAATTAAATTTAGCACAAGAAGATATAAAAGCTTTCGTTAAATTCTTAAATGATAACATAGGTGAAGATGTCTATGGAGAAAAATTTGGAATCTTATTACAAGATGAAGCATCAGGAAAATTAAGCTTTAATGTTGGAGTAATTGATTTAAATGATAAAGTAGGAAGACTTACTTTAAACTTAAGATATCCTGTAACTAAGACTTTAGATGATATGATGACTCCTTTCAATGAAAGAATAAAAGGTACTGGTATAGAAATAGAAAACTTTGAACATCAAAAACCATTATATTTCTCTCCAGATCATCCTTTAATAAAGACTTTAAAGAATGTATATAAAGAGGAAACTGGAAAAGAAGGAGAATTAATGTCTATTGGAGGAGGTACATATGCTAAGGAAATGCCTAATATAGTAGCATTTGGACCAATATTCCCTGGAGAACCAGATGTTATTCATAAACCAAATGAATACATTAAAATAGATGACTTAATTTTAATAAGCAAAATATATGCAAAAGCTTTATATGAATTAGCTAAATAA
- the perR gene encoding transcriptional regulator PerR, producing the protein MDNITTIFKEKKLKLTPQRIAVYKYLKGTKEHPSAETIYKALQEDYPTMSLATVYKALKTLVEVELIQEINVGEGNFRYDGNSNDHCHVQCLACGRVDDLENLDYTHLNEEAQKHSNYRILSNKMYFYGICEECQNKHE; encoded by the coding sequence ATGGACAATATAACTACTATTTTTAAAGAAAAAAAATTAAAACTAACTCCTCAAAGGATTGCTGTTTATAAATACTTAAAGGGTACGAAAGAACATCCGTCTGCTGAGACTATTTACAAGGCTTTACAGGAAGATTACCCTACAATGTCATTAGCTACAGTTTATAAAGCGTTAAAAACTCTTGTAGAAGTGGAATTAATACAAGAAATTAATGTTGGTGAAGGAAACTTTAGATATGATGGTAACTCAAATGATCACTGTCATGTTCAATGTTTAGCTTGTGGTAGAGTTGATGATCTTGAGAATTTAGATTATACTCATCTAAATGAAGAAGCCCAAAAACATTCAAACTATAGAATACTTTCAAACAAAATGTATTTCTATGGAATATGTGAAGAATGTCAAAATAAACATGAATAA
- a CDS encoding nicotinate phosphoribosyltransferase yields MDYKFDVKNPRNLTMLVDFYELTMANGYFKNGIENKIAYFDMYFRRVPDGGGYCIMAGVEQLIEYLSNLNFSEDDIAYLKSKELFCDEFLDFLINFKFTCDVWAIPEGNPVFPNEPLVIVKGPVIQAQFVETMILLTINHQTLIATKANRICRAANDKTVMEFGSRRAQGYDGAIYGARAAAIGGCDSTACTIADQMFDIPAIGTMAHSWIQLFGDEYEAFKAWAVAYPDNCTLLIDTYNVLKSGVPNAIKVFDEVLKPLGKRPKGIRIDSGDITYLSKKCRQMLDEAGYPDCKIIVSNSLDEYIIRDVLSQGASIDAFGVGERLITARSEPVFGGVYKLVAVEDEEGNIIPRIKISENEEKITNPGFKRIIRIFDNNTHTALADLILLNDEEIDTTKPLEIFDPIHVWKRKTLTNYYVKDLLVKIFEYGKVCYKNPTVMEIRDYAQKECEKLWPEILRFENPHTYYVDLSNGLWNLKHNLLHRYSSIYK; encoded by the coding sequence ATGGATTATAAGTTTGATGTAAAAAACCCTAGAAATCTTACAATGCTAGTTGATTTCTATGAACTTACTATGGCAAATGGATATTTTAAAAATGGCATAGAAAATAAAATTGCCTATTTTGATATGTATTTTAGAAGGGTACCTGATGGTGGCGGCTATTGTATAATGGCTGGTGTTGAGCAATTAATTGAATACCTATCAAATCTAAACTTTTCAGAAGATGATATAGCCTATTTAAAATCAAAGGAATTATTTTGTGATGAATTCTTAGACTTTTTAATAAATTTCAAGTTTACTTGTGATGTTTGGGCAATTCCAGAAGGAAATCCTGTCTTCCCAAATGAACCTTTAGTTATTGTTAAGGGTCCTGTAATACAAGCACAGTTTGTAGAAACTATGATACTTCTTACTATAAATCACCAAACACTTATAGCTACTAAGGCTAATAGAATATGTAGAGCAGCTAATGATAAGACTGTAATGGAATTTGGTTCTAGAAGAGCTCAAGGATATGATGGAGCTATTTATGGAGCAAGAGCTGCTGCCATAGGTGGTTGTGATTCTACAGCATGTACAATAGCTGATCAAATGTTTGATATACCTGCTATAGGAACTATGGCTCATAGTTGGATTCAACTTTTTGGAGACGAATATGAAGCCTTTAAGGCCTGGGCAGTGGCATATCCTGATAACTGTACATTATTAATAGATACTTATAACGTTTTAAAGTCTGGTGTTCCTAATGCTATTAAGGTATTTGATGAGGTTTTAAAACCTTTAGGAAAAAGGCCAAAAGGAATAAGAATAGATAGTGGTGATATAACTTATCTATCTAAAAAATGTAGACAGATGTTAGATGAAGCTGGATATCCAGATTGTAAAATAATAGTTTCAAATTCTCTAGATGAATATATAATAAGAGATGTATTAAGCCAAGGAGCTTCAATAGATGCCTTTGGAGTTGGAGAAAGACTTATAACAGCTAGATCAGAACCTGTTTTTGGTGGAGTTTATAAATTAGTTGCAGTAGAAGACGAAGAAGGTAATATAATTCCTAGAATAAAGATAAGTGAAAATGAAGAAAAAATAACAAACCCTGGATTTAAGAGAATAATAAGAATATTTGATAATAATACTCATACAGCCTTAGCTGATTTAATTCTTCTAAATGATGAAGAAATAGATACTACTAAACCATTAGAGATTTTTGATCCTATTCATGTTTGGAAAAGAAAAACATTAACTAATTATTACGTTAAAGATTTACTAGTTAAAATATTTGAATATGGAAAAGTATGCTACAAAAATCCAACAGTAATGGAAATTAGAGATTACGCTCAAAAAGAGTGTGAAAAACTTTGGCCAGAAATTTTAAGATTTGAAAATCCTCATACTTATTATGTGGATTTATCAAATGGTTTATGGAATTTAAAACATAATTTACTTCATAGATATTCTAGCATATATAAATAG
- a CDS encoding ATP-dependent helicase, with product MSNLDKYQNEAVRARSKSVLVIAPPGAGKTTVILNRIKYLLEERKVKGIHVIVITFTKAAAENMKSRFKEMHKEGVVPFFGTFHGLFYKILLRNKDEIRLIESKDSYNIIRKVLSSYIEEVSDEKIKEVLNNISRKKVSSKDLEISMTYDIFDKCYEAYETFKNERGLLDFDDLQIKAVTLLKENPHILGYYRNLIKYILVDEFQDCDEVQLEFLRLINNEVFCVGDEDQSIYSFRGATPKCMINFEENFEGSEKVYLKYNYRSLKNIVEVSKDVIKHNKERYQKEIIAFNENQGKIELKKPFNESEEANIIALKIEESKRLGNKYSDTAILYRTNMESRSFIDAFIRKKIPFKLLDKEYNFFNHFICRDLIAYLRLSIDPFNKEDFNKIINKPFRYVSKSAIYGVMNSKKKENVFDILMNVEGVHPFQMRKFEELKSDIAYLNKISLNSAIDFILSDLEYSQYIREYSSKFKQNQEDLLDIVEEFKSSAIEFKSIITFLSHIESVEENLENLNSKGNIDSVILSTMHGVKGMQFNDVHIVNIVDETIPHKNSMENLEEERRLFYVGITRAINNLYLYAPKSVRGKFKDPSIFLNNTNLDSQCNITDYGLKEGDAIRHNYFGIGEILKIEKDTILIKFIQGENKKFSLRTLIENNLIEKIICEV from the coding sequence ATGTCTAATTTAGATAAATATCAAAATGAAGCTGTAAGAGCAAGGAGTAAAAGTGTCCTTGTTATAGCTCCACCAGGAGCAGGAAAGACCACAGTAATATTAAATAGAATTAAATATCTTTTAGAAGAAAGAAAGGTTAAAGGAATACATGTTATAGTAATAACTTTTACTAAGGCGGCAGCAGAAAATATGAAAAGTAGATTTAAAGAAATGCATAAGGAAGGCGTTGTTCCATTCTTTGGAACCTTTCATGGACTTTTTTATAAAATTTTACTTAGAAATAAGGATGAAATAAGGCTTATAGAGTCTAAGGATTCTTATAATATTATAAGGAAAGTATTATCATCTTATATAGAAGAGGTAAGTGATGAAAAAATAAAAGAAGTATTAAATAATATATCTAGAAAGAAAGTTTCTTCTAAGGATTTAGAAATATCAATGACTTATGATATTTTTGATAAATGCTATGAAGCATATGAAACTTTTAAAAATGAGAGAGGACTTTTAGATTTTGATGATTTACAAATAAAAGCAGTAACTCTTTTAAAAGAAAATCCTCATATATTAGGATATTATAGAAATTTAATAAAATATATATTAGTTGATGAGTTTCAAGATTGTGATGAAGTTCAATTAGAATTTTTAAGACTTATAAATAATGAAGTTTTTTGTGTTGGAGATGAGGATCAAAGTATATATTCCTTTAGAGGAGCAACTCCTAAATGTATGATAAACTTTGAGGAGAACTTTGAAGGTAGTGAGAAGGTTTATTTAAAATATAATTATAGAAGCTTAAAAAATATTGTGGAGGTATCTAAGGATGTTATAAAGCATAATAAAGAGAGATACCAAAAAGAAATAATAGCTTTTAATGAAAATCAAGGGAAAATAGAGCTTAAAAAGCCCTTTAATGAGTCTGAGGAAGCAAATATAATTGCTTTAAAAATAGAAGAAAGCAAAAGATTAGGTAATAAATATTCTGATACTGCTATTTTGTATAGAACAAATATGGAGAGTAGAAGTTTTATTGATGCCTTTATTAGAAAAAAGATTCCCTTTAAGCTTTTAGATAAAGAGTATAATTTCTTTAATCATTTTATATGTAGAGATTTAATTGCGTATTTGAGACTCTCAATAGATCCATTTAATAAAGAAGATTTTAATAAAATAATAAACAAACCCTTTAGATATGTTTCAAAAAGCGCTATTTATGGAGTGATGAATTCTAAGAAGAAAGAAAATGTTTTTGATATATTAATGAATGTGGAAGGCGTACATCCATTTCAAATGAGAAAGTTTGAGGAGCTAAAAAGTGACATAGCTTATTTAAATAAAATTTCCTTAAATAGTGCTATTGATTTTATATTAAGTGATTTAGAGTATAGTCAGTATATAAGAGAGTATTCCTCTAAATTTAAACAAAATCAAGAGGATTTATTAGATATCGTAGAAGAATTTAAAAGTTCAGCTATAGAATTTAAATCTATAATCACTTTTCTTTCTCACATAGAAAGTGTTGAAGAAAATTTAGAAAACTTAAATTCTAAAGGAAATATAGACTCTGTTATATTAAGCACCATGCATGGGGTAAAGGGAATGCAGTTTAATGATGTTCATATTGTAAATATAGTTGATGAAACAATACCACATAAAAATAGTATGGAAAATTTAGAAGAGGAGAGAAGACTTTTTTATGTGGGTATAACTAGAGCCATAAATAATTTATATCTTTATGCACCTAAAAGTGTAAGAGGTAAATTTAAGGATCCATCTATATTTTTAAATAATACAAATCTAGATAGCCAATGTAATATAACTGATTATGGATTAAAGGAAGGAGATGCCATAAGACATAATTATTTTGGCATAGGTGAAATTTTAAAAATAGAGAAGGATACTATTTTAATTAAATTTATTCAAGGAGAAAATAAAAAATTTTCTTTAAGAACTTTGATTGAAAATAATTTAATAGAAAAAATAATTTGTGAGGTTTAA